Proteins co-encoded in one Anaerolineae bacterium genomic window:
- the larE gene encoding ATP-dependent sacrificial sulfur transferase LarE produces the protein MNRLSLNNKKKKLVLILKGLDPLMVAFSGGVDSAFLLAVANEVLKKNVVAVTAVSQIHPEREKNKAMEFVKNYGIKHIMLQSKEMSMPAFVANRKDRCYVCKKNLFEKLIKIASNTDIKYIAHGANTDDLEDFRPGHTAAQEMGVHAPMIDAGLTKNDIRLLSKEMNLETWNKPALACLATRIPYGTPITVKAIEMVDQAEDVLLSLGFNACRVRKYENTARIEVSPEEIESISDKKNRGTIVGKFRKIGFSHVAVDLEGYPG, from the coding sequence ATGAACCGGTTAAGTTTAAATAATAAAAAAAAGAAATTGGTTTTAATTCTCAAAGGGCTTGATCCCTTGATGGTTGCATTTTCAGGAGGTGTTGACAGCGCTTTTCTTCTTGCCGTAGCCAATGAAGTATTAAAAAAGAATGTAGTGGCCGTGACAGCGGTGTCACAGATACATCCGGAGCGTGAAAAGAATAAAGCAATGGAATTTGTAAAAAATTACGGCATTAAACATATTATGTTGCAATCAAAGGAAATGAGCATGCCCGCTTTTGTGGCTAACAGGAAGGACAGATGTTATGTATGCAAAAAAAATCTTTTTGAAAAGCTTATAAAAATTGCGTCAAACACAGACATTAAATACATAGCTCATGGAGCCAACACAGATGACCTTGAAGATTTTCGTCCAGGGCATACTGCGGCACAGGAAATGGGGGTTCATGCCCCCATGATTGATGCCGGGCTTACCAAGAATGACATCAGGCTGCTCTCAAAAGAGATGAATCTTGAGACCTGGAACAAACCGGCACTGGCATGTCTTGCAACAAGGATTCCATATGGGACCCCTATAACCGTGAAGGCCATTGAAATGGTTGATCAGGCGGAAGATGTTTTGCTAAGCCTTGGATTTAATGCTTGCCGAGTAAGAAAATATGAAAACACAGCAAGGATAGAGGTAAGTCCAGAGGAAATTGAAAGCATTTCAGATAAAAAAAACAGGGGAACTATTGTCGGAAAATTCAGAAAAATCGGATTTTCCCATGTGGCAGTTGATCTTGAAGGATACCCTGGTTGA